In one window of Clavelina lepadiformis chromosome 4, kaClaLepa1.1, whole genome shotgun sequence DNA:
- the LOC143452181 gene encoding triple QxxK/R motif-containing protein-like translates to MARKDVNKGSNIDIYRKKIGKQEYRRNKGVVKSIKDTSDAKQSAIGVKEILLVMVAIFVLLATIYLMVFLLFEK, encoded by the exons ATGGCACGAAAAGATGTTAACAAAGGAAGTAATATAGATATTTACCGCAAAAAGATCG GTAAGCAAGAATATCGAAGGAACAAAGGAGTAGTAAAATCCATTAAAGACACTTCAGATGCCAAACAGTCTGCTATTGGTGTCAAG GAGATTTTGCTTGTCATGGTCGCCATATTTGTATTGCTGGCAACAATATATCTCatggtttttcttttatttgaaaaataa
- the LOC143451358 gene encoding MMS19 nucleotide excision repair protein homolog produces the protein MDELVKLFMNDLDDHDDEILKASLQVQEGKLTVLNLVEELGPHLTNTDTEARVKGCKLLTKILENLPDTCLSTKELATLVIFLCSRLQDHYTLQPPALSGLVKLTASTNLAEGEAKIVINSIFKEVHVQSCLQAERLSLYLLLTNIVSNHKSLILSLGRNFLYNFIQAIDGEQDPRNLLVVFQLAYDVISTGIDLLNLAEELFDVISCYFPIDFNPSSGGKFSITNQDLVLGLRRVLSSTNAFAQFCIPLMLEKLDSDIESAKVDACLTFSECLSQYKKIDLEPYLGAIWNTLKQEITQSVSEEVENSALDLLTELVRTLSLWPVLGQSYRMVDLNSFLNEVLEECLTRLKEPIRDKLTWMSWRIIMACAKASKTACDIVCKAVFPLLLEQVSEMSVDASSTPLAKSNFANIMDCIVKMATVCSNFTFSYNPVLPHKDAIMKSFQDVLSKEGSVQVKCTAVAGLAVILGLNILSDENLRNLATVLLSSLMSQSDPKVRFELLSASGYLSSKHPKIVKACMLPTITKLIPETEFWHHPKEIVRNTLECLSALSTHFDILQDVVSYVVDFLFKCKIEQPYCCFLLECLGCLETISKNSTAGDDHTDHLVINIALPLIKICIKTSVQLTVPELCCASCTAVNGFSIDCISLPIIKAVTAVLRNIFQNLRVGKTAKFIVKLLTDIYLNGNIAELDISEEKLLNFDPFNPKFALLQSRMICFLHATLCAVDRSVTIPHIEDFQSKLLNLCLHSDDQPTYVAAAKTFAGLVNRAHKSSDKYMQDVLDCSVGKAKGKKLQVLTLLIWTTKALALCNHEMTKAFIQKLVGLFGDPDIGETAAAGCDIIMRDSKEVLSPSSHAVVRLMYRQRFFLLIIPELVAGFHSAKDTPMEISQTGDLEQVLPSVKQAHCLTALSHLLLHLPKQVLLQQFSHLTPLLVKALHSDDAILLQSVLSALLYLIEDAAAPMEAHIDSLINDFLRLSRFKPNLDVRLKALKCIGASTLLPTTILLPIKKKVVQELRYVLDDHKRDVRSEAAKARSEWYLVGT, from the exons ATGGATGAACTTGTTAAATTGTTTATGAATGACCTAGATGATCATGatgatgaaattttaaaggCAAGTTTGCAAGTGCAAGAAGGCAAACTGACGGTTTTGAACCTTGTTGAAGAATTGGGGCCACATCTTACCAACACAGATACAGAAGCACGAGTAAAAGGATGCAAGTTGCTTACCAAGATTTTGGAAAATCTTCCTGATACTTGTTTATCAACGAAAGAACTTGCAACGCTGGTCATATTTTTGTGTTCTCGTTTACAAGACCATTACACATTGCAACCACCTGCTTTATCTGGTCTTGTTAAACTCACTGCATCTACAAATTTAGCAGAAGGGGAAGCAAAGATTGTAATAAATTCTATTTTCAAAGAGGTTCACGTTCAGTCTTGTCTGCAAGCCGAAAGGCTTAGCTTGTACCTTTTATTAACAAACATTGTGAGCAATCACAAATCACTTATTTTGTCGCTTGgaagaaactttttatataaCTTTATTCAAGCAATAGATGGTGAACAAGATCCGAGAAACTTATTGGTTGTTTTTCAACTTgcttatgatgtcataagcACTGGAATTGACCTTTTAAACTTGGCTGAGGAATTGTTCGACGTAATTTCGTGTTACTTTCCGATCGATTTCAATCCATCATCAGGAGGCAAATTTTCTATAACAAATCAAGATTTGGTTTTAGGACTCAGGAGAGTGCTTTCATCGACAAACGCGTTTGCCCAATTCTGTATTCCTCTTATGTTGGAGAAACTTGATTCCGATATCGAAAGCGCAAAAGTGGATGCTTGCCTAACTTTTTCTGAATGCCTTTCGCAGTATAAAAAGATAGATCTTGAACCTTATTTAGGAGCAATATGGAATACATTAAAGCAGGAAATCACGCAGTCAGTGTCAGAAGAAGTGGAAAATTCTGCTTTGGATTTATTAACGGAACTTGTAAGGACGCTCTCACTATGGCCAGTTTTGGGGCAGAGTTACAGAATGGTGGACTTAAactcatttttaaatgaagtttTGGAAGAGTGTCTTACACGGTTAAAAGAACCCATTCGAGACAAGTTAACATGGATGTCATGGCGAATCATAATGGCCTGTGCTAAAGCTTCAAAAACAGCTTGTGACATTGTTTGCAAAGCTGTCTTTCCATTGTTGCTTGAACAGGTCAGTGAGATGTCTGTTGATGCCTCTTCAACTCCGTTGGCAAAATCTAACTTTGCAAATATTATGGATTGCATTGTCAAGATGGCAACAGTTTGTAGCAATTTCACATTCTCATATAATCCCGTTCTTCCACACAAGGATGCTATTATGAAGTCTTTTCAAGATGTTTTGTCAAAAGAAGGTTCAGTCCAAGTAAAATGTACGGCGGTGGCAGGACTGGCAGTAATATTAGGCCTTAATATTTTATCCGATGAGAATTTACGCAATCTAGCTACGGTTCTTCTCTCTTCACTGATGTCACAATCAGACCCAAAAGTGCGTTTTGAGCTTTTATCAGCTTCAGGTTACTTATCCTCCAAACATCCAAAGATTGTGAAGGCATGCATGTTGCCAACAATAACGAAACTTATCCCAGAAACAGAGTTTTGGCATCATCCCAAAGAGATTGTTCGAAACACACTGGAATGTTTGTCTGCTTTATCTACTCACTTTGACATCCTGCAGGATGTTGTTTCCTATGTCGTTGATTTCCTGTTCAAGTGTAAAATTGAACAGCCATACTGCTGTTTTCTACTTGAGTGTCTTGGGTGCCTTGAGACAATCAGTAAGAACTCCACTGCTGGTGATGACCATACTGACCATCTAGTCATAAACATTGCACTTCCACTTATCAAAATTTGCATAAAGACAAGCGTGCAATTAACTGTACCTGAGCTATGTTGTGCCAGTTGCACAGCCGTTAATGGTTTTTCCATTGATTGTATTTCTCTTCCTATTATAAAAGCTGTTACTGCCGTTTTGAggaacatttttcaaaacttgagAGTAGGCAAGACAGCAAAATTTATTGTCAAATTACTCACTGACATCTATCTTAATGGCAATATTGCTGAATTGGATATTTCAGAAGAGAAACTGTTAAATTTTGATCCATTTAATCCAAAGTTTGCTTTATTGCAATCCAGAATGATTTGCTTTCTTCATGCAACCCTGTGTGCAGTGGACAGATCCGTAACTATCCCACATATCGAAGATTTTCAATCTAAACTTCTTAACTTATGTTTGCATTCTGATGATCAACCAACGTATGTTGCAGctgcaaaaacttttgcagGTTTAGTCAACAGAGCCCACAAATCTTCAGATAAATACATGCAAGAT GTGCTTGACTGCAGTGTTGGAAAGGCGAAGGGAAAAAAACTTCAGGTTCTAACCCTCTTGATATGGACCACGAAAGCATTAGCATTGTGCAATCATGAAATGACAAAGGCCTTTATTCAGAAACTAGTCGGTCTGTTTGGCGATCCAGATATTGGCGAAACTGCTGCTGCTGGTTGTGATATCATCATGCGCGACTCGAAAGAg GTTCTCTCTCCCTCCTCACATGCTGTTGTTCGCTTGATGTACAGGCAGCGTTTCTTTCTACTAATCATTCCCGAATTAGTAGCAGGATTTCATTCTGCCAAAGACACCCCAATGGAAATTTCACAAACAGGCGATTTAGAGCAAGTGTTGCCGTCTGTCAAACAGGCGCATTGTTTGACAGCGTTGTCTCATTTACTTCTACACCTACCAAAACAG GTTTTGCTTCAACAGTTTTCACATCTAACTCCACTTTTAGTCAAAGCCTTGCACTCAGATGACGCTATTTTGTTGCAGTCTGTTCTTTCAGCTCTATTGTATCTTATAGAG GATGCTGCCGCACCAATGGAGGCACACATTGATTCGCTGATCAATGATTTCTTGAGGCTAAGCAGATTCAAACCCAACCTAGATGTGAGGTTAAAG GCTTTAAAATGCATCGGTGCCAGCACCCTTCTTCCCACAACAATATTGCTCCCAATTAAAAAGAAGGTGGTACAAGAACTGCGATATGTGCTTGATGATCACAAAAGAGATGTTAGAAGCGAAGCAGCTAAGGCACGATCAGAATGGTATTTGGTTGGGACTTAA
- the LOC143451357 gene encoding rhophilin-2-like gives MEVLTSTSPPPRRGCNPILATQRSKLQNQRALLNQKLSKQMRLRAGAENLFNATSNPKIRETVALELSFVNSNLQLLKEELSEINASVEPYQNKSGKTVSIPMIPLGLKDTKDLEFVEVFQNYLSEHFGEDPTSYHDELADFADMRTSIRTPSRTYEGVSLLLEYYNQLYFLENRFFSPHQPLKVYFHWYDSITGVPSMQRSVSLEKASILFNIGALYSQVATRADRTRKKGVDVAIDAYQRAAGIFNYLRTNFSNAPCPDLSHSFLSALTYLMLAQAQECVLELKVLGGFEIQLGKCASIAQEAMKVSDKYSLTEKSFNVESVKTYVPYSWINMVQVKSHHYRALSHYYAALGLLDQHVAAEPVEISKLLSTLYVEVKDEGIPKPEDAAKRKEDRKRLGKSHLRQAIFHHERALQTHSLCKLMRTIDILKEYLQHAHNRSLSKFAEVDTEEDFFALVVAPNIFPFTEHDSKATPPAFGSVSSTDIFKRLGPLTVFSAHFRLGSPRSITLTDKQDSCGFTLHGNSPVTVATHDETARRLGLRNDDIVISIDDEDVKWRDHNYIADLISKKTGAPVVMKVVTVLGPVSSAPTSGLVNGVITDENQMHCNNNSNGNNNNGLVSQMRNGTNKRKGSIKKRYSFGFFQGMKLRPKSNRFSTVSDVTSGKDDVQNDKRLVSLQRTSTSSKSFLRAGGTVLRQKKDLSSEYRSNC, from the exons ATGGAGGTTCTTACAAGCACATCACCACCACCACGCAGG ggcTGTAATCCCATCTTAGCTACTCAAAGAAGTAAACTTCAGAATCAAAGAGCCCTTCTTAATCAGAAATTGAGCAAACAAATGAGATTGAGAGCCGGCGCAGAAAATTTATTCAA tgcGACAAGCAATCCAAAAATCCGAGAAACAGTCGCGCTTGAGCTCAGTTTTGTCAATTCAAACTTACAACTTCTCAAAGAAGAACTGAGTGAAATAAATGCAAGCGTCGAACCTTATCAAAACAAAAG TGGGAAAACAGTCAGTATTCCTATGATTCCACTTGGATTAAAAGATACAAAAGATCTTGAGTTTGTGGAAGTTTTCCAG AACTACTTGTCAGAGCATTTTGGAGAAGACCCCACTAGTTACCATGATGAACTTGCCGACTTTGCAGACATGCGAACTTCCATACGGACGCCCTCTAGGACGTATGAAGGCGTCTCGTTGCTTCTTGAATATTACAACCAgttgtattttcttgaaaaccGTTTCTTCTCACCCCATCAACCACTGAAAGTTTATTTCCACTG GTACGACTCCATCACTGGTGTCCCATCCATGCAGCGTTCGGTATCGCTGGAGAAAGCCAGCATCCTCTTCAACATTGGAGCACTTTATTCCCAGGTTGCGACCAGAGCAGATAGAACACGGAAGAAAGGGGTGGATGTTGCTATAGATGCTTATCAAAGGGCGGCAG gTATTTTTAATTACCTGAGGACAAACTTCAGTAATGCCCCATGCCCTGATTTAAGTCACTCATTTCTGAGTGCACTCACATATCTTATGCTTGCCCAAGCCCAAGAATGTGTTCTTGAGCTTAAAGTCCTGGGAGGATTTGAAATTCAGCTGGGAAAGTGCGCCTCCATTGCGCAAGAAGCAATGAAG gTATCTGATAAGTACAGCTTGACCGAGAAATCTTTTAACGTTGAGTCGGTGAAGACATACGTCCCGTATTCGTGGATAAACATGGTCCAAGTCAAATCCCACCACTACAGAGCCTTGTCTCATTATTACGCCGCTTTGGGTTTGCTGGATCAGCATG TGGCTGCCGAACCAGTTGAAATTTCCAAACTATTATCAACGCTGTACGTGGAAGTGAAAGATGAAGGTATTCCTAAACCGGAAGACGCTGCAAAGAGGAAAGAAGATAGGAAGAGACTCG GAAAATCTCACTTACGCCAAGCCATCTTTCATCATGAAAGAGCTCTCCAGACGCACAGTCTGTGCAAATTAATGCGAACAATCGACATACTGAAG GAATACCTTCAACACGCCCATAACCGGTCATTGTCAAAATTCGCTGAGGTTGATACCGAGGAGGATTTCTTCGCGCTGGTTGTTGCACCAAATATTTTTC CTTTTACTGAACATGATTCAAAAGCAACACCGCCTGCATTTGGCAGCGTCTCATCAACCGATATCTTCAAACGCTTG GGTCCACTAACTGTGTTTTCCGCTCATTTTCGGCTCGGTTCACCGCGAAGCATTACCCTGACCGACAAACAGGACAGTTGCGGCTTTACCCTGCACGGGAATTCCCCTGTTACCGTTGCGACCCACGACGAAACGGCCAGG AGACTGGGGCTACGAAACGACGATATCGTGATTTCGATTGACGACGAAGACGTCAAATGGCGTGACCACAACTACATTGCTGACCTGATATCAAAGAAAACAGGCGCACCCGTTGTTATGAAAGTGGTCACCGTACTAGGACCAGTCAGCAGTGCCCCT acCTCTGGACTTGTCAACGGCGTGATAACCGATGAAAACCAAATGCAttgcaacaacaacagcaacgGCAATAACAACAATGGCCTTGTCAGTCAAATGAGAAATGGAACCAACAAAAGAAAAGGCTCGATCAAAAAACGTTATTCTTTCGGATTCTTCCAAGGCATGAAATTGCGGCCTAAATCGAATCGTTTTTCGACGGTGTCTGACGTCACGTCCGGTAAGGACGACGTTCAAAACGACAAACGCTTGGTTTCGCTACAGCGAACTTCGACCAGTTCAAAATCTTTCCTTAGAGCTGGGGGTACTGTATTGCGTCAGAAAAAGGACCTATCTTCTGAATACAGGTCGAACTGTTAA